One Vibrio sp. 16 genomic window carries:
- a CDS encoding LysR family transcriptional regulator: MDFIALSRISMKHLTVLHVMLSTSSVTKAAEKLCVTPSSVSKTLSQLREQLGDELFYREGTLLLPTSFALSIAPQIHGILSSMNGILHQGEFEPASFTGTISLSMRESTFELFAERIEQICQQLSSAKHVQLFAKEQMNFDSLSRGQVDFMLLPHDVSQPPTRSRDLMWQQIMEDEMVCLLSPTHPLASKRTLSIDDYLQYQHIGIHDDDLAEPFFEQNLTQQHRSRDVSISVSDFGSAAVLCHHSERILTCSKAWADKAYQAKLLIQKPLPFDYGQVGYSLVWNQASLNHPALRWLHQQLLAVHQT; the protein is encoded by the coding sequence ATGGATTTTATTGCCCTTTCCCGAATCAGCATGAAGCACTTAACGGTACTTCACGTTATGCTTTCAACCAGCAGCGTGACTAAAGCGGCTGAGAAATTATGTGTCACGCCCTCTAGTGTAAGCAAAACGCTGTCACAACTTAGAGAGCAGTTAGGTGATGAGCTCTTTTATCGAGAGGGAACCTTATTGCTCCCAACCTCCTTTGCTCTGAGCATTGCTCCGCAAATTCATGGTATTTTGTCGAGCATGAACGGTATTCTTCATCAAGGAGAATTCGAACCTGCCAGTTTTACCGGCACCATTTCATTGTCTATGCGCGAAAGTACCTTCGAGCTATTTGCCGAGCGAATTGAACAGATCTGCCAACAGTTGTCCTCTGCTAAACACGTTCAGCTTTTCGCTAAAGAGCAAATGAACTTTGATTCGTTGAGCCGCGGTCAGGTCGATTTTATGCTGCTGCCCCACGATGTGAGCCAACCGCCAACACGTAGCCGCGATTTGATGTGGCAGCAGATCATGGAAGATGAAATGGTCTGTTTGCTTTCGCCCACCCACCCTTTAGCGAGCAAGCGAACACTATCAATCGATGATTATCTACAATACCAACATATTGGGATTCATGATGACGACCTTGCCGAACCCTTCTTTGAACAGAATTTGACTCAGCAACATCGTTCACGAGATGTGAGTATCTCTGTTTCAGATTTTGGTTCTGCCGCCGTGTTGTGCCATCACTCCGAACGAATATTAACCTGCTCCAAAGCCTGGGCCGACAAGGCATATCAAGCGAAATTGCTCATTCAGAAACCTCTACCCTTTGATTATGGCCAAGTTGGATACAGTTTGGTTTGGAATCAAGCCAGTTTAAATCATCCGGCATTGCGCTGGCTCCATCAGCAACTTTTGGCAGTGCATCAGACGTAA
- a CDS encoding YjjW family glycine radical enzyme activase, which yields MEKSAFVSRILNFSCVDGPGNRLVIFLQGCNFSCITCHNPHTINHCNHCGDCVAVCPSGALTLEGSGRVAWNEVKCTHCDDCLDRCDHHSSPKVTSYTVTRVVRLIRKQRHFISGITMSGGEATLQLPFIIDLFKAIKQDEELSHLTCFIDSNGYLSQQGWINVLPFMDGAMIDLKSWQNETHQWLVGRDNHKVIQSIRLLAEHGKLHELRLLHVPDKSDLESEISHIAALINQLPANVNIRLNAFQHHGVIGQALSWSKCSEGQIDHLYQRLEKLVPNPISRPSVYV from the coding sequence ATGGAAAAAAGCGCGTTTGTCAGCCGAATTCTGAATTTTTCATGTGTGGATGGACCAGGAAATCGCCTGGTCATCTTCCTACAAGGGTGTAATTTTAGCTGCATTACCTGCCATAATCCTCACACAATCAATCACTGCAACCATTGTGGTGATTGTGTTGCTGTGTGCCCAAGCGGAGCTTTAACGCTAGAGGGTAGTGGGCGAGTCGCATGGAACGAGGTCAAGTGCACCCATTGTGATGATTGCCTTGATCGCTGCGATCATCATTCGAGCCCCAAGGTTACAAGTTACACTGTCACTCGGGTCGTAAGGCTGATTAGAAAGCAGCGCCATTTCATCAGTGGTATTACCATGTCCGGAGGCGAAGCGACCTTGCAGCTTCCTTTCATCATTGATCTATTCAAAGCAATCAAACAGGACGAAGAGTTATCACACCTCACTTGTTTTATTGATAGCAATGGTTATTTGTCGCAACAAGGATGGATCAACGTGTTACCCTTTATGGATGGGGCGATGATTGATCTGAAATCTTGGCAGAATGAAACCCATCAGTGGCTTGTTGGTCGCGACAACCATAAAGTCATTCAATCGATTCGCTTGTTAGCAGAGCACGGAAAATTACACGAGCTTCGACTTCTTCACGTGCCAGATAAAAGTGATTTGGAGAGTGAAATTTCCCATATTGCAGCGCTTATCAACCAGCTGCCAGCCAACGTCAATATTAGGCTCAACGCTTTTCAGCATCATGGCGTGATTGGCCAAGCGCTATCTTGGTCAAAATGTAGCGAAGGGCAAATCGATCACCTCTACCAACGGCTTGAAAAGCTCGTTCCAAATCCGATCAGCCGCCCCAGTGTTTACGTCTGA